A stretch of DNA from Henriciella sp. AS95:
CGAACTCGGGTTATCTGACCCGCCGTCTCGTCGACGTTGCTCAGGACTGTATCGTCAACGAAGACGATTGCGGAACCGACAAGGGCATCCAGATCGGCGCTGTCATGGAAGGTGCAGACGTGGTTGTTCCACTGTCTGAGCGCATCCTTGGCCGCTCGGTTGGCGAAGATGTGAAGAATCCGAAGACCGGTGAGCTCATCTGTCCGGCCAACACCTATGTTGACGAGGCGCTTGCTGCTGCGATTGAAGAAGCAGGTGTGGACGAAATCAAAGTTCGTTCGCCTTTGACCTGTGAAACCAAGATCGGTGTCTGTGTGGCCTGCTACGGCCGTGACCTTGCTCGCGGTACGATCGTCAACCGTGGTGAAGCCATTGGCGTCATTGCGGCCCAGTCGATTGGTGAGCCGGGCACACAGCTGACCATGCGGACCTTCCACATTGGTGGTGCTGCAAGTGTTGCAGAAGACAGCTCCGTTGAGGCGGCGTTTGAGGGAACGATCAAGTTCGAGAACGGCGAGACCGTTACGAAGAAAGACAAGACCCTCGTTGTTGTTGGACGTCAGATGGCCGTCTCGGTTGTCGACGGCGACGGCCGCACCCGCCAGACCTTCAAGCCTGGATATGGTACGCGCCTGCACATCAAGGACGGTGCAAAGGTCAAGCCGGGCGACAAGCTCGCTGACTGGGATCCGTTTGCTCAGCCGCTCGTTTCCGAGATTGCTGGTGTCGCCAAGCTGATCGACGTTGTCGACGGCATGACGGCCCGCGACGAGACCGACGAAGCAACGGGCATCTCGTCCCGCGTGATCGTCGACTATCGCGGCAGCAAGGGGAATGACCTTCGTCCATCCGTCCTCATCGTGGACGACAAGGGCGAAGCCAAGACCCTGCCGAACGGCACCGAGGCTCGCTATCTGCTTTCGCCGGGCGCTATCCTCTCCGTCAATGACGGCGACGAAATCGGACCAGGTGACAGCTTGGCACGTACCGCGACCGGCGGTGCGAAGACCAAGGATATCACCGGTGGTCTGCCGCGCGTGGCAGAGCTCTTCGAAGCGCGTCGTCCGAAGGACAATGCTGTCATCGCCGATATCGATGGCCGCGTGTCCTATCTCCGCGACTACAAGAACAAGCGGAAGATCGCGATTATTCCGGAAGAAGAGGGCGCCGAAGCGGTCGATTATCTCGTACCGAAGAACAAGCGCATCTCGTTCCAGGATGGCGACTTCATCCGCCGCGGTGAGTATCTCGTCGACGGTAACCCGGCGCCTCAGGATATCCTGAGCTCGCTCGGTATCGAAGCGCTGGCCGACTACCTCGTTGACGAGGTTCAGAAGGTCTACCGCCTGCAAGGTGTTCCGATCAACGACAAGCACATCGAGGTGATCGTTCGCCAGATGCTGCAGAAGATCGAAATCACCGATCCAGGTACGACGACGCTTCTCAAGGGCGAACATGTCGACCTTATGGAGCTGGACGAAGCGAACGCAGCGGTCCGCCGCTCGCGCAAGCAAGACCAGCGCGAAGCAACGGGTGTTCCTGTGCTGCTTGGTATCACCAAGGCATCGCTGCAGACCCGCAGCTTCATCTCTGCCGCCTCCTTCCAGGAGACGACCCGCGTGCTCACCGAAGCGGCCCTTCAGGGCAAGATGGACACGCTGGAAGGTCTCAAGGAAAACGTCATCGTCGGCCGGCTCATTCCGGCTGGTACAGGCGGTGGCATGCGCAACTTCCGCCGCATTGCCGCTCAACGCGACACCAAGCTTCGTGCGAAGCGTCGTCAGGCGGCCGAGGAGGCAGCAGCTGCGCTACCAGCACCAGACGCAGCAGAGTAAGCTGCAGCTGGAGAGGCCCTGATCGCAGCCGTCACCGTCGAGGACACTTGACGGGACGGCCACAGGGTCTTAACACGCGCCGAACGCTGGCTGAGCCCATTTTAACGATGGTCTCCCGCGGCCCGATTTGAGGTCCCGCAAGGCTGGCATAGTACGGAATTGATGGTCCGGTGGGTCAGTTCGTGGCCCAACCGGGCTATCTTGGTTTGAACTGGTCCGATGGGGCCACGAGAGAAAGAAGTCAAAAGGCCCTCATGCCCACGATTCAACAGCTTATTCGCAACCCGCGCAAGCCAAAGCCCGCGCGGTCAAAAACCCCAGCCCTTAAAGGCAATCCGCAGCGTCGCGGCGTCTGCACGCGCGTCTATACGACGACGCCAAAGAAGCCGAACTCGGCACTTCGTAAAGTGGCAAAGGTTCGCCTGACCACCGGGTTTGAATCGCTGTGCTACATTCCGGGTGAAGGCCATAACCTGCAGGAGCACTCCGTTGTGCTCATCCGCGGCGGCCGTGTGAAGGACCTTCCAGGTGTGCGCTATCACATCCTGCGTGGTGTCCTCGATACCCAGGGCGTCAAGAACCGTAAGCAACGCCGTTCGCATTACGGCGTGAAGAAACCGAAATAAGGGCTGCCAGTCATGTCACGTCGTCACCGCGCTGAAAAACGTCAGGTCCTTCCGGATCCGAAGTTCAAAGACATTATCATCACCAAGTTCATGAACCAGATCATGCAGGACGGTAAGAAATCGACCGCCGAGCGTATCGTTTATGGTGCTTTCGACCTTGTTGAAGAAAAAGCAAAAAAAGACCCTGTGGAAGTGTTTCACTCGGCTCTTGAGGCAATCTCTCCAGCTGTTGAGGTCCGTTCGCGCCGTGTTGGTGGTGCGACCTATCAGGTTCCTGTCGAAGTGCGCCCAGAGCGCCGTCAGGCTCTTGCGATCCGCTGGCTCGCATCTGCGGCTGGCTCGCGCAATGAGAACACGATGCGCGAGCGCCTCGCTGGCGAGCTTCTCGATGCATCCCAGGGCCGTGGTACCGCTGTGAAGAAGCGTGAAGACACGCACCGCATGGCAGAGGCCAACCGCGCCTTCTCTCACTACCGCTGGTAATCCCCACTTTCATCGTTCCTCCCGGAACCAGACAACAAAGGTAATCCCATGGCCCGCGAATATCCGCTGGAGCGTTATCGTAATTTTGGCATCATGGCACACATCGATGCCGGTAAAACGACGACGACCGAGCGCATCCTGTTCTATACCGGCAAGTCTCACAAAATCGGCGAAGTGCACGATGGCGCTGCAACCATGGACTGGATGGAGCAGGAGCAGGAGCGTGGCATCACGATTACCTCTGCTGCGACGACCACTTTCTGGGAACGCACCGAGGACGGCTCGTCCGCCCTGTCGCCGAAATACCGCTTCAACATCATCGACACGCCCGGACACGTTGACTTCACCATCGAAGTTGAGCGGTCGCTGGCCGTGCTCGACGGTGCTGTCTGTGTTCTCGATGCGAACGCTGGTGTTGAGCCGCAAACCGAAACCGTCTGGCGCCAGGCTGACCGTTACAAGGTTCCGCGCATCGTGTTCGTCAACAAGATGGACAAGACCGGCGCTGACTTCTTCAACTGCGTCGCGATGATCAAGGACCGGACCGGTGCTCAGCCGGCCCCGATCCAGCTGCCGATCGGTTCGGAAACCGAACTCGAAGGCCATGTTGACCTGGTCACCATGAAGGAATGGGTCTGGGAAGGCTCTGACCTTGGTGCGAGCTGGCAGCTTCGCGACATTCGCGACAGCCTCAAGGCGAAAGCCGAAGAGATGCGCGCTGAGCTCGTCGAGATCGCCGTCGAAATGGACGAAGAAATCATGGAAGCGTATCTGGAAGGCGAAGAGCCCGACGTCGATACGCTGCGCCAGCTGATCCGTAAGGGCACGCTGTCCATGTCGTTCGTGCCGGTTCTGTGTGGATCTGCGTTCAAGAACAAGGGCGTGCAGCCAATGCTGAACGCTGTCGTCGACTATCTGCCAGGTCCGCTGGACGTTCCTGCTTACACCGGCTTCAAACCCGGCGACGAAGAAGAAGTTCGCAACATCAAGCGCCACGCAGACGATGATGAGCCGTTCTCCGGTCTTGCCTTCAAGATCATGAACGACCCGTTCGTTGGCTCTCTGACATTCCTGCGCATCTACTCCGGTACCGTCTCCAAAGGCGGCTCCATGCTCAACTCTACCAAGGGTAAGCAGGAGCGTATTGGCCGCATGATGATGATGCACTCGAACAATCGCGAGGAAATCGAAGAAGCCTATGCGGGCGATATCATTGCGCTTGCCGGCCTCAAGGAAACGACAACCGGTGACACGCTGTGTGACAAGTCCGATCCTGTCGTTCTCGAAACCATGACCTTCCCGGATCCGGTTATCGAGATTGCTGTCGAGCCGAAATCGAAAGCCGACCAGGAAAAAATGTCCATCGGTCTGCAACGCCTTGCCGCTGAAGACCCGTCCTTCCGCGTGGAAACCGACATTGAGTCCGGTCAGACCATCATGAAGGGCATGGGTGAGCTTCACCTCGACATTCTCGTCGACCGTCTGAAGCGCGAGTTCAAGGTTGAGGCGAATATCGGCCAGCCACAGGTGGCTTACCGTGAAGCGCTCGGCCGTGCGACCGAGATCAACTACACGCACAAGAAGCAGTCGGGTGGTTCAGGTCAGTTCGCTGAGGTCAAGATCCAGTTCGAGCCGCTTGAAGCCGGATCCGGTTTTGTGTTTGAAAGTGCCATCGTCGGTGGTTCGGTGCCTAAGGAATACATCCCGGGCGTCCAGAAAGGTCTTGAGCAGGCCAAGGAAAACGGTCTTCTGGCCGGCTATCCTGTGACGGACTTCAAGGCTGTTCTGGTTGACGGCAAGTACCATGACGTTGACTCCTCGGTCCTCGCTTTCGAAATCGCTGCTCGCGCAGCCTTCCGAGAGCTGAAAGGTCCGGGCGATCCACGCCTCATGGAGCCGATGATGAAGGTCGAGGTTGTGACGCCGGAAGAGTATATGGGTGACATCATTGGTGACCTGAACTCACGTCGCGGCCAGATCCAGGGGTCCAATCCGCGCGGCAACGTCGTGGCGATCGGTGCCTTCGTGCCGCTGGTCAACATGTTCGGTTATGTCGGCAACCTCCGCGGTATGTCGCAAGGCCGGGCGCAGTTCACCATGGTGTTCGACCACTATGCGGAAGTGCCTAAGGCGGAAGCCCAGAAGATCGTTCAGGATCTGGCAGGGTAAACCGGTTCAGCGCCAGGCCAGACTTGGTCTGGCGCGGTCAATTGATTGAAGACTTGAGTTTGAAGTGAAGGAGAGGCCCCATGGCCAAGGAGAAGTTTGAGCGGAACAAGCCGCACGTGAACATTGGCACGATCGGCCATGTTGACCACGGTAAGACGACGCTGACGGCAGCGATCACGATGACGATGGCTGAGACCTATGGCGGTGCAGCGAAGTCCTATGCGGACATCGACAATGCGCCGGAAGAGAAGGCACGCGGCATCACCATCAACACCGCGCACGTCGAATATGAGACCGAGAGCCGTCACTATGCGCACGTCGACTGCCCGGGCCACGCTGACTATGTGAAGAACATGATCACCGGTGCGGCCCAGATGGACGGCGCGATCCTGGTTGTGAACGCTGCTGACGGCCCGATGCCGCAGACCCGCGAGCACATCCTTCTGGCTCGCCAGGTTGGCGTTCCGGCGCTTGTCGTGTTCCTCAACAAGGTTGACCAGGTCGACGATGAAGAGCTTCTCGAACTCGTCGAGATGGAAGTCCGTGAGCTTCTGTCTTCGTATGACTTCCCGGGCGACGACATTCCGATCATTGCTGGTTCTGCTCTCGCAGCCGTTGAAGGCCGCGACGAGGCGATCGGCAAGGAGAAGATCATCGAGCTGATGAAGGCTGTCGACGATTACATCCCGACGCCAGAGCGTCCGCTGGACAAGCCATTCCTGATGCCGGTCGAGGACGTGTTCTCGATCTCCGGCCGCGGTACGGTTGTGACCGGCCGTGTTGAGCAGGGCATCATCAAGGTTGGCGAGGAAGTCGAGATTGTCGGCATCCGCGACACCCAGAAGACGACCGTGACCGGCGTTGAGATGTTCCGCAAGCTGCTCGACCAGGGCCAGGCTGGCGACAATATCGGCGCGCTGATCCGCGGTATCGACCGTGAAGGTGTCGAGCGTGGCCAGGTTCTTTGTAAGCCAGGCTCGATCACGCCGCACACAACGTTCGAAGCCGAAGCCTACATCCTGACCAAGGAAGAGGGTGGCCGTCACACGCCATTCTTCACCAATTACCGTCCGCAGTTCTACTTCCGTACGACGGACGTGACCGGTGTTGTGAAGCTTCCAGCGGACAAGGAAATGGTCCTGCCGGGTGACAATGTGAAAATGGAAGTCGAGCTCATCGCTCCGATCGCCATGGACCAGGGTCTGCGCTTCGCGATCCGCGAAGGCGGCCGCACCGTCGGTGCCGGCGTCGTCTCCTCGGTGACGAAATAAGATAAGGCGTCAGGACTGCGAACCCCGCAGCCCTGAGCCCGATCCATCGCGATAGCGGGGATCAAAGCATCCAGGGCCGCTCCATACCGGAGCGGCCCTTTTTTGTTGCGGTCATCTGAAGCCCGATCCATCGCAAAGCGGGGATCAATCCAGAATCATCGGCTCTTTTTTGTCGTGATCAGGTCAATTTGAATGTCGAAGGCAGCAAATCGCCGAGCGTTGTTTCGACTTCTATCCCGCTATCGCTTGCGAGTTTTACTGTTGTTTCGGAACTGGCAAACTCCGAGAGCCGTTGCCGACACCCACCGCATGGTGCCACCGGCGTATCAGCTTCGGCATAAATCAACACTTCGAGAATCGCAGAATCACCGGCCGCGACCATCGCCGAAATCGCCCCGGCCTCAGCGCAGGTGCCTTCCGGGAAGGAAGCGTTCTCGACATTGCAGCCGACATAAATCCCGCCAGCGGCCCGAATAGCCGCGCCGACATGAAAGTCGGAATAGGGGGCATGGGCGTTTTCGCGCACCTTCCGCGCTGCGTTTAGGAGGTCTTCGCTCATGCTGATCCTGCTTGTTCTAAGGGTGATTTGAGGACGATACGGACATCTGACACGAGCGATGCCATAAAGGGAAGGGGCACGTGGTCGGCCCTGAACTGCAGACCGCTGTAAAGATTCTCACTGGCGGTGTTGACGGCCCCGTTCAAATCCCATACACCGCGCCCTTCGAAGGGTCGGCTGTGCCTCGTGTGGCAAACGCTTCCCACCGAAACAGACATTTCAGCCGAATGCGTCAGGGCGCTCCGTTATAGCGTGCGCCTAGGCGCGTCATTCATGTGGACGGGATACCGTACGATGGAAAAACAAAATATCCGGATCAGGCTGAAGGCCTTCGATCACCGCGCCCTCGATCTGTCGGCGAAGGAAATCGTGTCGACCGCGAAGCGCACTGGCGCTGACGTGCGCGGCCCGATCCCGCTGCCGACCCGCATCGAGCGTTTCACTGTGAACCGCTCGCCGCACATCGACAAGAAATCCCGCGATCAGTTCGAGATCCGTACTCACAAACGTATCCTCGATATCGTGGACCCGACCCCGCAGACGGTTGACGCGCTCATGAAGCTCGACCTGTCAGCTGGTGTCGGCATCGAAATCAAACTTGAGGGAGCGCGCTAAGATGGCCCTACCGGCACAACGTTCCGGCGTTATTGCCCGCAAGCTGGGCATGACGCGTATCTTCAACGAGAATGGCCGCCACATTCCGGTGACCGTTCTTTCGCTTGATGGCTGTCAGGTCGTCGGCCTTCGCACTGACGAAGACCGCGAAGTCAGCGTCAATCGCGGCAAGAAAAAAGAAAAAGTCAAAGTCACCCGCAATGATGGCTATTCAGCTGTTGTGATGGGGGCTGGCGAGGCGAAAGCAAAACGCACGGCAAAGGCCCAGCGCGAAGCGTTCGCCAAGGCTGGTGTTGCTCCAAAGCGCAAGCTCGTTGAGTTCCGCGTGAATGGCGACCTGCCGGAGGTTGGCGCAGAAGTCGTGGCTGACCATTTCGCCGTCGGCCAGCGTGTAGACGTTGCCGGCGTTTCGCTCGGCCGCGGTTTCTCCGGTGCGATGAAGCGCTGGAATTTCGGCGGTCTTCGCGCCACGCACGGTGTTTCGATCTCTCACCGTTCGCACGGTTCGACGGGTCAGTGCCAGGATCCCGGCAAGGTCTTCAAAGGTAAGAAGATGGCCGGTCACTATGGTGTCGATCGCGTCACGGTTCAGAACCTCGAAGTGGTTCGCACCGACGCAGAGCGCGGGATCATCCTCGTGAAGGGTGCGATCCCGGGTCACGATGGCGCTTACGTGGAAGTTCGCGACGCTGTGAAGAAAGCGCTTCACGCAGATGCGCCTGCTGCCGGTTCTTTCCGCGCCAAGGGCGGCTCTGAGAAAAAAGTAGAGCCCGAGCAATCGGAGGCTGGTGAATAATGGAACTCGCAGTCAAAACTCTCGACGGTAAGGCGGCTGGCAAAGCGACGGTTGATGAGGCTGTTTTCGGCCTGACCGACATCCGCTCTGACCTGCTTCACCGCACGGTTCGCTGGCAGCTTGCCAAGCGCCAGGCTGGGACTCACAAGACCCAGTCACGCGATGAAGTGTCCGTCACGACCAAGAAATTCATCCGTCAGAAAGGCTCTGGCGGCGCTCGTCACGGTTCGCGCAATGCGCCGATCTTTGTGGGTGGTGCCGTTGCTCACGGACCGCGCGTCCGCAGCCATGCGCACGACCTGCCGAAAAAGATCCGCAAGCTGGCCCTGGCGCATGCGCTGTCTGCTAAAGTCAAAGACGACGCGCTGATCATTATTGACGACGCCAAGCTTGATGCGGCGAAGACGAAAGAGCTTTCGTCGAAGTTCAAGGGTCTCGGTGTCGAGAACGCGCTGATTATCGCGGGCTCTGAGGTTGATGAGAACTTCGCAAAAGCGGCTCGTAACATTCCGAACATCGATGTGCTGCCAGTTGCTGGCCTCAACGTTTATGACATCCTGCGCCGTAAGCAGCTTGTCGTGACCAAGAGTGCTCTTGAGGGCATCGGCGCGCGCTTCGAAGCGAAAGCCAAGGAAGGGAAATAAGCCATGGCTGACGTGAAAGCACACAATTACGACACGCTGCTTGCTCCGGTCATCACTGAGAAGTCGACCCTGCTTGCAGAAGAAAACAAAATCGTTTTCTCCGTTCCGCTGTCCGCCAATAAGAAGGACATCAAGGAAGCGGTTGAAACGCTGTTCAAAGTGGACGTGACCAAGGTCAACACGATCAAGGTCAAGGGCAAGACCAAGCGTTTCCGTGGGAAGCTCGGTTTCCGCTCTGACACGAAAAAAGCGATCGTCACCCTGAAAGACGGACAGTCCGTCGACATCACGACCGGGCTGTAGGAGAGCAAGTATGGCACTCAAGACTTTCAATCCGACCTCCCCAGGCCAGCGCCAGCTCGTCATTGTTGACCGCTCGGAGCTGCACAAGGGACGCCCGGTCAAATCGTTGACCGAAGGTCTCACCAAGTCTGGTGGTCGTAACAACCGTGGCCGCGTTACCGTTCGTGGTATCGGTGGCGGCGCCAAGCGTCTTTATCGCAAGGTCGACTTCAAGCGTACCCGCTGGGACG
This window harbors:
- the rpsJ gene encoding 30S ribosomal protein S10; its protein translation is MEKQNIRIRLKAFDHRALDLSAKEIVSTAKRTGADVRGPIPLPTRIERFTVNRSPHIDKKSRDQFEIRTHKRILDIVDPTPQTVDALMKLDLSAGVGIEIKLEGAR
- the rpsL gene encoding 30S ribosomal protein S12, coding for MPTIQQLIRNPRKPKPARSKTPALKGNPQRRGVCTRVYTTTPKKPNSALRKVAKVRLTTGFESLCYIPGEGHNLQEHSVVLIRGGRVKDLPGVRYHILRGVLDTQGVKNRKQRRSHYGVKKPK
- the fusA gene encoding elongation factor G is translated as MAREYPLERYRNFGIMAHIDAGKTTTTERILFYTGKSHKIGEVHDGAATMDWMEQEQERGITITSAATTTFWERTEDGSSALSPKYRFNIIDTPGHVDFTIEVERSLAVLDGAVCVLDANAGVEPQTETVWRQADRYKVPRIVFVNKMDKTGADFFNCVAMIKDRTGAQPAPIQLPIGSETELEGHVDLVTMKEWVWEGSDLGASWQLRDIRDSLKAKAEEMRAELVEIAVEMDEEIMEAYLEGEEPDVDTLRQLIRKGTLSMSFVPVLCGSAFKNKGVQPMLNAVVDYLPGPLDVPAYTGFKPGDEEEVRNIKRHADDDEPFSGLAFKIMNDPFVGSLTFLRIYSGTVSKGGSMLNSTKGKQERIGRMMMMHSNNREEIEEAYAGDIIALAGLKETTTGDTLCDKSDPVVLETMTFPDPVIEIAVEPKSKADQEKMSIGLQRLAAEDPSFRVETDIESGQTIMKGMGELHLDILVDRLKREFKVEANIGQPQVAYREALGRATEINYTHKKQSGGSGQFAEVKIQFEPLEAGSGFVFESAIVGGSVPKEYIPGVQKGLEQAKENGLLAGYPVTDFKAVLVDGKYHDVDSSVLAFEIAARAAFRELKGPGDPRLMEPMMKVEVVTPEEYMGDIIGDLNSRRGQIQGSNPRGNVVAIGAFVPLVNMFGYVGNLRGMSQGRAQFTMVFDHYAEVPKAEAQKIVQDLAG
- a CDS encoding 50S ribosomal protein L23, with amino-acid sequence MADVKAHNYDTLLAPVITEKSTLLAEENKIVFSVPLSANKKDIKEAVETLFKVDVTKVNTIKVKGKTKRFRGKLGFRSDTKKAIVTLKDGQSVDITTGL
- the rpsG gene encoding 30S ribosomal protein S7, giving the protein MSRRHRAEKRQVLPDPKFKDIIITKFMNQIMQDGKKSTAERIVYGAFDLVEEKAKKDPVEVFHSALEAISPAVEVRSRRVGGATYQVPVEVRPERRQALAIRWLASAAGSRNENTMRERLAGELLDASQGRGTAVKKREDTHRMAEANRAFSHYRW
- a CDS encoding cytidine deaminase, with product MTLRTSRISMSEDLLNAARKVRENAHAPYSDFHVGAAIRAAGGIYVGCNVENASFPEGTCAEAGAISAMVAAGDSAILEVLIYAEADTPVAPCGGCRQRLSEFASSETTVKLASDSGIEVETTLGDLLPSTFKLT
- the rplD gene encoding 50S ribosomal protein L4, translating into MELAVKTLDGKAAGKATVDEAVFGLTDIRSDLLHRTVRWQLAKRQAGTHKTQSRDEVSVTTKKFIRQKGSGGARHGSRNAPIFVGGAVAHGPRVRSHAHDLPKKIRKLALAHALSAKVKDDALIIIDDAKLDAAKTKELSSKFKGLGVENALIIAGSEVDENFAKAARNIPNIDVLPVAGLNVYDILRRKQLVVTKSALEGIGARFEAKAKEGK
- the rplC gene encoding 50S ribosomal protein L3 gives rise to the protein MALPAQRSGVIARKLGMTRIFNENGRHIPVTVLSLDGCQVVGLRTDEDREVSVNRGKKKEKVKVTRNDGYSAVVMGAGEAKAKRTAKAQREAFAKAGVAPKRKLVEFRVNGDLPEVGAEVVADHFAVGQRVDVAGVSLGRGFSGAMKRWNFGGLRATHGVSISHRSHGSTGQCQDPGKVFKGKKMAGHYGVDRVTVQNLEVVRTDAERGIILVKGAIPGHDGAYVEVRDAVKKALHADAPAAGSFRAKGGSEKKVEPEQSEAGE
- the tuf gene encoding elongation factor Tu: MAKEKFERNKPHVNIGTIGHVDHGKTTLTAAITMTMAETYGGAAKSYADIDNAPEEKARGITINTAHVEYETESRHYAHVDCPGHADYVKNMITGAAQMDGAILVVNAADGPMPQTREHILLARQVGVPALVVFLNKVDQVDDEELLELVEMEVRELLSSYDFPGDDIPIIAGSALAAVEGRDEAIGKEKIIELMKAVDDYIPTPERPLDKPFLMPVEDVFSISGRGTVVTGRVEQGIIKVGEEVEIVGIRDTQKTTVTGVEMFRKLLDQGQAGDNIGALIRGIDREGVERGQVLCKPGSITPHTTFEAEAYILTKEEGGRHTPFFTNYRPQFYFRTTDVTGVVKLPADKEMVLPGDNVKMEVELIAPIAMDQGLRFAIREGGRTVGAGVVSSVTK